In a genomic window of Larus michahellis chromosome 3, bLarMic1.1, whole genome shotgun sequence:
- the POPDC3 gene encoding popeye domain-containing protein 3 encodes MGENASFWESLIYAHPTCTTWKQEAEGSIYHLASILFVVGFMGGSGFFGLLYVFSLLGLGFLCSSVWAWLDVCAADIFSWNFILFAICFVQFIYVTYQVRSVSFDREFQELYSALFQPLGISLTVYRKIVLCCDAEVVTLEKEHCYAMQGKTPIDKLSLLVSGRIRVTVDGEFLHYIFPLQFLDSPEWDSLRPTEEGIFQVTLTAETDCRYVAWRRKKLYLLFAKHRFISRLFSILIGSDIAEKLYALNDRVHVGKGFRYDIRLPNFYHVSLPETPPVQPSHRLQRGSPRRKPTGVTNCSSFSTHS; translated from the exons ATGGGAGAAAATGCAAGTTTTTGGGAAAGCTTGATATACGCACATCCTACCTGCACCACCTGGAAGCAAGAGGCAGAGGGATCTATCTACCACCTAGCCAGTATTCTCTTTGTTGTTGGCTTCATGGGTGGAAGTGGATTCTTTGGGCTTCTCTACGTCTTCAGCTTGCTTGGATTGggctttctctgctcttctgtttgGGCTTGGCTGGATGTCTGTGCTGCTGATATATTCTCCTGGAATTTTATACTGTTCGCTATATGCTTCGTCCAGTTCATTTATGTTACCTACCAAGTTCGGAGTGTTTCCTTTGACAGAGAATTCCAGGAACTCTACAGCGCTCTCTTCCAGCCTCTGGGAATTTCCTTGACTGTCTACAGGAAGATCGTCTTGTGCTGTGATGCAGAAGTGGTTACCCTGGAGAAGGAACACTGTTACGCCATGCAGGGCAAAACGCCTATTGATAAACTGTCCTTGCTTGTGTCAGGCAG GATCAGAGTGACAGTTGATGGGGAGTTTCTGcattatatttttcctcttcaattTCTGGATTCTCCTGAATGGGATTCACTGAGGCCAACAGAAGAGGGAATTTTCCAG GTTACACTTACAGCAGAGACAGATTGTCGATACGTGGCCTGGAGGAGAAAGAAGCTGTATCTGCTGTTTGCCAAGCACCGTTTCATCTCCCGCCTGTTCTCAATTTTAATTGGGAGCGACATTGCTGAGAAACTCTATGCCTTGAACGACAGGGTGCACGTGGGGAAGGGCTTTAGGTACGACATTCGGTTACCAAACTTCTACCACGTCTCGCTGCCAGAGACGCCTCCGGTGCAGCCCTCCCACCGCCTCCAGAGAGGGTCCCCCCGGCGCAAGCCCACGGGGGTTACAAACTGCAGCTCCTTCAGCACGCACTCCTAG